One Candidatus Polarisedimenticolia bacterium DNA window includes the following coding sequences:
- a CDS encoding glycosyltransferase family 4 protein — MRTLTDRGARASTRRRLIYVGTLPPYPGGSAISGFQLLVGLARAGHTVRSLAPITPEADRAGDSFVVRYRELGVTRFRVPYFETSPHTPAAEEYRRLEQEQIEEKLSLLIEREQPDILLMGRETFAWRVPDLAKRCALPCILRIAGGFLTGIVDGNYPAPLVSQWLEAVHKIDLIVAQTASVTASLAALGLNRTRIIPNGVDLRLFAPQPQDEALRRELGIDGDRIVVMHLSNLKPLKRALDIVASAARALKFNRRLVYVIVGDGFLRQAMEEACRSNAIAEHFRFVGWVEYSRVPAYLNLADLVVMPSDAEAQARVYLETQACARTLLASDIPGARHVIEDGETGLLFRKGDVEDLTAKTLQAAADAPLRSRIGSEARRRVMAHSLDDVVAAYAAAIEHVLENYRSRHDDGDWRSIRTITSS; from the coding sequence TTGCGCGGGCGGGTCACACGGTCCGCAGCCTGGCGCCGATCACTCCCGAGGCGGACCGAGCGGGCGATAGCTTTGTCGTCCGCTATCGCGAGCTCGGGGTAACGCGGTTCCGGGTGCCGTATTTCGAAACGTCCCCTCACACGCCGGCGGCGGAGGAGTACCGACGGCTGGAGCAGGAGCAGATCGAGGAAAAGCTTTCGCTGCTCATCGAACGCGAACAACCGGACATCCTTCTGATGGGCCGCGAGACGTTTGCCTGGCGCGTTCCGGATCTCGCCAAGCGGTGCGCCCTTCCATGCATCCTGCGCATCGCCGGCGGATTCCTCACCGGTATCGTCGACGGAAACTATCCGGCGCCCCTGGTGTCTCAGTGGCTCGAAGCGGTTCACAAGATCGACCTCATCGTCGCCCAGACGGCGTCCGTCACCGCGAGCCTGGCGGCATTGGGGCTCAACCGGACGCGGATCATTCCGAACGGAGTGGATCTTCGTCTGTTCGCTCCGCAGCCACAGGACGAGGCGCTGCGACGCGAACTCGGCATCGACGGCGATAGAATCGTCGTCATGCACCTGTCCAACCTCAAACCGCTGAAGCGGGCGCTGGACATCGTCGCCTCGGCCGCGCGGGCGCTCAAATTCAACCGCAGGCTCGTGTACGTGATCGTCGGCGACGGCTTCCTGCGGCAGGCCATGGAAGAGGCCTGCCGGAGCAACGCCATCGCGGAACACTTCCGGTTCGTCGGCTGGGTCGAGTACAGCCGCGTCCCCGCCTACCTCAACCTGGCCGATCTGGTGGTGATGCCTTCGGACGCTGAAGCGCAGGCGCGTGTGTACCTGGAAACCCAGGCCTGCGCCCGAACGCTTTTGGCCAGCGACATTCCCGGCGCCCGCCACGTCATCGAGGATGGCGAGACCGGCCTTCTCTTCCGCAAGGGCGACGTCGAGGACCTGACCGCCAAGACGCTGCAGGCGGCCGCGGATGCCCCCCTCCGCTCTCGAATCGGCTCAGAGGCCCGCCGGCGCGTCATGGCCCACTCGCTCGATGACGTCGTGGCCGCCTACGCAGCGGCCATCGAACACGTCCTCGAGAACTATCGCAGCCGGCATGATGATGGGGATTGGAGGTCAATCCGGACGATCACCTCGTCCTAG